A portion of the Microbulbifer agarilyticus genome contains these proteins:
- a CDS encoding NAD(P)H-binding protein — MAKTAIVLGATGLVGQALVEQLVNSDNFTHVVTLTRRPAPHQSPKVENHVVNFDQLEDYQSLFSGDCLFSCLGTTKKQAGSIAAQRQVDLDYQLAAAQLAAKNAVPHYLLVSSSGANAESLSAYLKMKGELEQQVLQLPFKHISILQPSLLLGSRDHARAGEQFAAWLLPTLCKLPGLRKYRPITGDQVAKKLLALSLAPGPAQQTLVLDQIFEGLPE; from the coding sequence ATGGCCAAAACTGCGATCGTACTGGGAGCCACCGGGCTGGTTGGCCAGGCACTGGTGGAGCAATTAGTAAACTCCGACAATTTTACGCACGTCGTCACACTCACCCGCAGGCCCGCACCACACCAGTCGCCCAAGGTCGAAAATCATGTAGTGAATTTCGACCAGCTCGAGGATTACCAATCGCTGTTTTCAGGTGACTGCCTATTCTCCTGTCTCGGCACCACAAAAAAACAGGCGGGCTCAATCGCAGCACAGCGACAGGTTGATTTGGATTATCAATTAGCAGCCGCGCAGCTTGCAGCAAAAAATGCTGTGCCACACTACTTGCTGGTTTCCTCTAGCGGGGCCAACGCCGAGAGCCTGAGTGCTTACCTGAAGATGAAGGGCGAGCTGGAGCAGCAGGTGCTGCAACTTCCGTTCAAACACATCAGCATACTGCAGCCCTCATTACTGCTGGGCTCTCGCGATCACGCGCGAGCAGGCGAGCAGTTCGCGGCCTGGCTGCTACCAACACTGTGCAAACTTCCCGGTTTGAGGAAATACCGCCCAATTACCGGAGACCAGGTCGCCAAAAAACTACTCGCCCTGAGCCTTGCACCCGGCCCCGCGCAACAAACACTCGTTTTGGATCAGATTTTCGAAGGTCTGCCAGAGTGA